A genomic window from Flavobacterium johnsoniae includes:
- a CDS encoding ABC transporter permease → MILNTGVDIQNYLPHRAPMLMVDLILDIDANFVETIFLIKQDNIFVQNNVFIEAGLIENTAQTCSSIVGKKYFFDEDGTENENVNVIGFISALKNVKIHSLPKVGETIITKANLVSKFAGDDYTLCTMSCNSSVENQILLECEINLFIQKTVSVS, encoded by the coding sequence ATGATTTTGAATACCGGAGTTGACATACAAAATTATTTACCGCACCGAGCGCCAATGCTTATGGTCGATTTAATTTTGGATATTGATGCCAACTTTGTAGAAACCATCTTTTTGATAAAACAAGACAATATTTTTGTTCAGAATAATGTTTTTATCGAAGCAGGTTTAATAGAAAATACGGCGCAGACTTGTTCGTCTATTGTTGGAAAAAAATACTTTTTTGACGAAGACGGAACAGAAAATGAAAACGTAAATGTAATTGGATTTATCAGTGCCTTAAAAAATGTAAAAATTCATTCGTTGCCAAAAGTCGGCGAAACCATAATTACCAAAGCAAATTTAGTTTCAAAATTTGCTGGCGACGATTACACTTTATGCACGATGAGCTGTAACAGTTCTGTCGAAAATCAGATACTCTTAGAATGCGAAATCAACTTGTTTATTCAAAAAACGGTTTCGGTTTCGTAA
- a CDS encoding ABC transporter permease — translation MIYKIWMSVVKEFLLLKRDLGGLIILFIMPLVLVITVTLIQDSTFKAVTDSKIQILIVDNDKGSVAKTVFENLEKSNLFTVVTKIDNKPVTEEIAKENVYKGKFQLAIVIPQNLSSDLQTKVDQNVEKIVSNLGLTDSTATSEPQRIIKEKEVKLYFDPAVQMSFKNAVMSSIDKMISQIETKSIYSTFQKQLGEETIDFEQKNFISFKEIIPKINNKEIRPNSTQHNVPAWTLFAIFFIVIPLSINIVKEKSQGTFVRLRTNPVSNLVVIIGKTITYSIICMIQFYMMVAVAVFLFPSIGLPSLNIEGHLLMMSVVALFSGFAAIGFGILLGTVASTQEQSAPFGATSVIILAAVGGVWVPVFAMPKIMQIIAKSSPMNWALEAFYDVLLRSVSFLEIIPEISLLFLFFIITTSIALFYDKKKRAV, via the coding sequence ATGATATATAAAATTTGGATGTCGGTGGTAAAAGAATTCCTTTTGCTAAAAAGAGATTTAGGCGGATTGATTATTTTATTTATAATGCCTTTGGTTTTGGTGATTACTGTGACTTTAATTCAAGACAGCACTTTTAAAGCTGTAACCGATTCTAAAATTCAGATTCTAATTGTCGATAATGACAAAGGTTCTGTTGCAAAAACGGTTTTTGAAAATTTAGAAAAAAGCAATTTGTTTACAGTAGTAACTAAAATTGACAACAAACCTGTAACAGAAGAAATTGCCAAAGAAAATGTTTACAAAGGAAAATTTCAATTGGCAATTGTAATTCCACAAAACCTAAGTTCTGACTTACAGACAAAAGTAGATCAGAATGTAGAAAAAATTGTGAGCAATTTAGGTTTGACAGATAGCACTGCAACAAGCGAACCTCAACGCATTATAAAAGAAAAAGAGGTAAAACTATATTTTGATCCAGCGGTTCAAATGAGTTTCAAAAATGCAGTTATGAGTTCGATTGACAAAATGATTTCGCAGATTGAAACAAAATCAATTTACAGCACTTTTCAAAAACAATTAGGAGAAGAAACTATCGATTTTGAGCAGAAAAATTTCATCAGTTTTAAAGAAATAATTCCGAAGATTAATAACAAAGAGATTCGTCCTAATTCGACGCAACACAATGTTCCGGCATGGACACTTTTTGCAATCTTTTTTATTGTAATTCCGTTATCTATTAATATTGTAAAAGAAAAATCACAAGGAACTTTTGTTCGATTAAGAACCAATCCAGTTTCTAATTTGGTTGTTATTATTGGAAAAACTATTACCTACTCGATCATTTGTATGATTCAGTTTTACATGATGGTTGCTGTTGCCGTATTCTTATTTCCGTCTATCGGATTGCCTTCTTTAAATATTGAAGGACATTTATTGATGATGAGTGTTGTGGCTTTATTTTCAGGTTTTGCAGCAATCGGATTCGGAATTTTATTAGGAACCGTAGCAAGCACACAAGAACAATCAGCTCCTTTTGGCGCAACAAGTGTGATTATTTTAGCTGCCGTTGGTGGCGTTTGGGTTCCCGTTTTTGCCATGCCAAAAATTATGCAGATTATTGCTAAATCTTCACCAATGAACTGGGCATTAGAGGCGTTTTACGACGTTTTATTGCGCAGCGTTTCGTTCTTAGAAATCATTCCAGAAATAAGTTTATTATTTTTGTTTTTCATTATTACAACTTCCATCGCATTATTTTATGATAAAAAGAAAAGAGCAGTTTAA
- a CDS encoding ABC transporter ATP-binding protein: MYSLNNVSLNINEGQIFGLLGPNGAGKTTLISMLCGLVKPTSGHFSIDGLDYQHQASKIKKIIGVVPQEYALYPTLTARENLHYFGSMYGLKGSDLKDKVIEALDLLGLLKFADKQVQTFSGGMKRRVNLIAGILHKPKVLFLDEPTVGVDVHSKAAIIDYLKVLNESGTTIIYTSHHLAEAEDFCTQIAILDQGQIYAQDTPLALIEATKDARNLEDVFISLTGKALRDDI, encoded by the coding sequence ATGTATTCTTTGAACAACGTTTCGCTAAACATAAACGAAGGTCAGATTTTTGGTTTATTAGGTCCAAACGGAGCTGGAAAAACTACTTTAATTTCCATGCTCTGCGGATTGGTAAAACCAACTTCTGGACATTTTTCAATTGATGGTTTAGATTATCAGCATCAGGCTTCAAAAATTAAAAAAATTATTGGTGTTGTTCCTCAGGAATATGCTTTATATCCGACTTTAACGGCGAGAGAAAATCTGCATTATTTTGGAAGTATGTACGGTTTGAAAGGTTCTGATCTAAAAGACAAAGTAATCGAAGCTTTGGATCTTTTGGGTTTATTGAAATTTGCAGATAAACAAGTTCAGACTTTTTCGGGCGGAATGAAACGTCGCGTTAATCTAATTGCTGGAATTCTGCACAAACCAAAAGTGTTGTTTTTAGATGAACCAACAGTTGGTGTCGATGTGCATTCTAAAGCTGCGATTATCGATTATTTGAAAGTTTTAAACGAAAGCGGAACGACCATTATTTATACTTCGCATCATTTGGCTGAAGCCGAAGATTTCTGCACGCAGATCGCTATTTTAGATCAAGGACAGATTTATGCACAAGATACTCCATTGGCATTAATTGAAGCTACGAAAGATGCCCGAAATCTCGAAGATGTTTTTATTTCATTAACCGGAAAAGCGTTGAGAGATGATATATAA
- a CDS encoding BtrH N-terminal domain-containing protein: MELTFTHHQSAHCENGVASNLLKNSGLNISEPMVFGIGSGLFFVYLPFIKVNYAPAISYRTLPGQIFNKVATRLNLKIKRQKFSSVSNANKALDENLKNNIPTGLQVGVYNLSYFPDEYRFHFNAHNLVVYGKTETDYLVSDPVMETVTTLTHEELDKVRFAKGAFAPRGQMYYPIQVPKDVDLKSAIIKGIKNTCRDMLAPMPIVGVRGIKFVSKQIRKWPIKHGTKKANHYLAQMVRMQEEIGTGGGGFRFIYAAFLQEASVILGNEELKELSKEMTKIGDSWRDFAVEASRIYKNRSAKEDAYNTIADELLDIANREEIFFKKLKKAIS, translated from the coding sequence ATGGAATTAACTTTCACACATCATCAGTCTGCTCATTGCGAGAATGGAGTAGCGTCAAATCTGCTAAAAAATAGCGGACTAAACATCAGCGAACCGATGGTTTTTGGTATTGGCTCAGGTTTATTTTTTGTATACCTGCCTTTTATAAAAGTCAATTATGCTCCGGCAATCAGCTACAGAACTTTGCCTGGACAGATTTTTAATAAAGTGGCAACTCGTTTAAATTTAAAAATAAAAAGACAAAAATTTTCATCAGTTTCAAACGCGAATAAAGCTTTAGATGAAAATTTAAAAAATAATATTCCAACGGGATTACAAGTTGGCGTTTACAATTTAAGCTACTTTCCAGACGAATATCGTTTTCATTTCAACGCGCACAATTTAGTCGTTTATGGCAAAACCGAAACTGATTATTTAGTGAGCGATCCAGTTATGGAAACCGTTACAACATTAACACACGAAGAATTAGACAAAGTTCGTTTTGCTAAAGGTGCTTTTGCACCGCGCGGACAAATGTATTATCCAATTCAAGTTCCGAAAGACGTCGATTTAAAAAGCGCCATTATTAAAGGAATAAAAAATACGTGTCGGGATATGTTGGCGCCAATGCCAATTGTCGGTGTTCGCGGAATCAAATTTGTTTCTAAGCAAATTAGAAAATGGCCTATAAAACACGGAACCAAAAAAGCCAATCATTATTTGGCGCAAATGGTTCGTATGCAAGAAGAAATTGGAACTGGAGGCGGGGGTTTCCGTTTTATTTATGCAGCATTTTTACAGGAAGCTTCGGTTATTTTAGGTAATGAAGAACTAAAAGAACTTTCAAAAGAAATGACAAAAATTGGCGATTCATGGCGAGATTTTGCTGTTGAAGCTTCAAGAATTTATAAAAACAGAAGCGCCAAAGAAGATGCGTACAACACTATTGCCGATGAACTTTTGGACATTGCGAATAGAGAAGAAATCTTTTTCAAAAAATTAAAAAAAGCGATTAGCTAA